In one Sebastes umbrosus isolate fSebUmb1 chromosome 13, fSebUmb1.pri, whole genome shotgun sequence genomic region, the following are encoded:
- the LOC119500911 gene encoding uncharacterized protein LOC119500911 isoform X2: MVPVCLLILMMKMMMKSDAASAEIITAHSGEAVLLKSDLPGLKPRQDVRWTHFHLVMSLENKVTTCHHGRCELLSDGSLRFSRVQIADAGNYSLEMFDENGRRLIKRDFLLRVEGDSSSSGSMVVSTLVCCFLVFLLLLFITTFILKRRRSSQRISTTGQVEENVYVAMHSHHGNQRKDEEKQESHYVPCYPVARETPITEQMAVAVEDIYV, translated from the exons ATGGTTCCGGTCTGCTTATTGATcctgatgatgaagatgatgatgaagagtgaCG cTGCCTCTGCAGAGATCATCACAGCACACAGTGGGGAGGCCGTTCTGCTGAAATCAGACCTGCCGGGGTTGAAGCCCAGACAGGACGTCAGGTGGACTCACTTCCACCTGGTGATGTCACTGGAGAACAAAGTGACGACGTGTCACCACGGGCGCTGCGAGCTGCTGAGTGACGGCTCGCTGAGATTCAGCCGAGTTCAGATTGCAGACGCAGGAAACTACAGCCTGGAGATGTTTGATGAAAATGGGAGACGACTGATCAAGAGAGACTTCCTGCTCAGAGTGGAGGGTGA cagcagcagcagcggcagtaTGGTGGTGTCTACGCTGGTCTGCTGCTTCCTagtcttcctcctgctgctcttcatcaccaCTTTCATCctcaagaggaggaggagtagccAGAGGATCAGCACCACAG GTCAGGTGGAGGAAAATGTTTATGTGGCGATGCAcagtcaccatggcaaccagaggAAAGATGAGGAGAAGCAGGAGTCTCATTacg TTCCCTGTTATCCTGTTGCCAGGGAAACACCAATCACAGAGCAGATGGCTGTGGCTGTAGAAGACATCTACGTgtga
- the LOC119500911 gene encoding uncharacterized protein LOC119500911 isoform X1 has product MVPVCLLILMMKMMMKSDAASAEIITAHSGEAVLLKSDLPGLKPRQDVRWTHFHLVMSLENKVTTCHHGRCELLSDGSLRFSRVQIADAGNYSLEMFDENGRRLIKRDFLLRVEDNSSSSSSSGSMVVSTLVCCFLVFLLLLFITTFILKRRRSSQRISTTGQVEENVYVAMHSHHGNQRKDEEKQESHYVPCYPVARETPITEQMAVAVEDIYV; this is encoded by the exons ATGGTTCCGGTCTGCTTATTGATcctgatgatgaagatgatgatgaagagtgaCG cTGCCTCTGCAGAGATCATCACAGCACACAGTGGGGAGGCCGTTCTGCTGAAATCAGACCTGCCGGGGTTGAAGCCCAGACAGGACGTCAGGTGGACTCACTTCCACCTGGTGATGTCACTGGAGAACAAAGTGACGACGTGTCACCACGGGCGCTGCGAGCTGCTGAGTGACGGCTCGCTGAGATTCAGCCGAGTTCAGATTGCAGACGCAGGAAACTACAGCCTGGAGATGTTTGATGAAAATGGGAGACGACTGATCAAGAGAGACTTCCTGCTCAGAGTGGAGG ataacagcagcagcagcagcagcagcggcagtaTGGTGGTGTCTACGCTGGTCTGCTGCTTCCTagtcttcctcctgctgctcttcatcaccaCTTTCATCctcaagaggaggaggagtagccAGAGGATCAGCACCACAG GTCAGGTGGAGGAAAATGTTTATGTGGCGATGCAcagtcaccatggcaaccagaggAAAGATGAGGAGAAGCAGGAGTCTCATTacg TTCCCTGTTATCCTGTTGCCAGGGAAACACCAATCACAGAGCAGATGGCTGTGGCTGTAGAAGACATCTACGTgtga